One Leptospira sp. WS60.C2 genomic region harbors:
- a CDS encoding helix-turn-helix domain-containing protein: MDEPFLLSILTGIIISFLSAISIFFDKASLQEKFGIFLLFFSIGMKQIIYFLWFSGLDVKYLFLHSVDLPFACCIGPLLFLYLQRIIDSKISSFKRFYLPFLPAFFSLFVILPYSFLPDSEKNIIIEELKEGVESIGYAFFILTIRMVSIIQISFYLSYFIFKTRVLVSIKSFVRERIIFHLFMIIVLTSSVLLLGFVAQLFFDFDQLKITHQIMAVIITAILFYLHLLVRRYPRSAREVNIEYRKVKYENSNLRNVDLDWIKTKLTYLIEIEKIYYDDELSLDKLANRLEIGTHQLSQYLNEIQKTTFYDLINRHRVIEAESLLIKYPDRTVLSIALQVGFSSLSTFYSAFGKKWKMSPNNFRKTFGQIDRNIS; encoded by the coding sequence ATGGATGAACCTTTTTTATTATCTATACTAACAGGAATTATCATTAGTTTCCTAAGTGCCATAAGTATCTTTTTCGATAAGGCATCTTTGCAGGAAAAATTTGGTATTTTTTTATTGTTCTTTTCCATAGGTATGAAGCAGATCATTTATTTTCTCTGGTTTTCTGGACTCGATGTAAAATATTTATTTTTGCATAGTGTTGATCTCCCTTTTGCATGCTGCATTGGGCCTTTATTGTTTCTCTATTTACAAAGGATAATTGATTCCAAGATCTCATCGTTCAAAAGATTTTATCTTCCGTTTCTCCCAGCATTTTTTTCTCTATTCGTAATCCTTCCTTATTCATTTTTGCCTGATTCGGAGAAAAATATTATCATAGAGGAGCTTAAAGAAGGTGTAGAAAGCATAGGTTATGCCTTCTTTATCCTTACGATACGCATGGTAAGTATCATTCAGATCTCATTCTATCTTTCCTATTTTATTTTCAAAACGAGAGTTCTAGTCAGTATAAAATCTTTTGTTAGGGAAAGAATCATATTTCATCTTTTTATGATTATCGTGCTTACAAGCAGCGTTCTTCTCCTTGGATTTGTAGCCCAATTATTTTTCGACTTTGACCAGCTAAAAATCACACACCAGATCATGGCAGTGATTATTACAGCAATTCTATTTTATCTGCATTTACTGGTTAGGAGATATCCCCGAAGCGCAAGGGAAGTCAATATTGAATATCGAAAAGTTAAATACGAAAATTCAAATCTTCGGAATGTTGACTTAGACTGGATTAAAACAAAGCTAACGTATCTTATTGAGATCGAGAAAATTTATTATGACGATGAATTGAGTTTGGATAAATTGGCTAACAGATTGGAAATTGGTACACATCAGTTATCTCAATACCTAAATGAGATTCAAAAAACAACTTTTTATGATTTAATTAATCGTCACCGCGTGATCGAGGCTGAATCCCTCCTAATAAAATACCCGGACCGAACAGTCCTTAGTATTGCCTTGCAGGTGGGATTTAGTTCTCTATCAACTTTTTATTCAGCCTTTGGAAAGAAGTGGAAAATGTCGCCAAATAATTTTAGAAAAACGTTCGGGCAAATAGACAGGAATATAAGTTGA
- a CDS encoding methyl-accepting chemotaxis protein, with product MELKEEALKRENLILVLQENQTNFHLLRNQSLERKKVFQRKLIFLQKSYDIFRKHILGILNKIRILNNSLSNFSDENMNSTENIISQDISIQNLKYRTNSLKQTLDQMVKFINDLDSRGSIVKTQGEKVAASSQNIDDSMNLIYESFKNVDNIMNVISEIASKTNLLSVNAAIEAARAGDQGLGFSVVADEIKNLATFSKQNVSKINKIIHTSQDTIIKVSSAVEESIDITIYQEAELSKFFEIIQNLKEINEKQFAIGVDFLEEVSQLSLFSSQTANSSKSQLIFSQGLIELIKELNDLTSEIDIQTNLVSSEIETLKDLSVALEQEH from the coding sequence ATGGAGCTAAAAGAAGAGGCTTTGAAAAGGGAAAATTTAATTTTAGTATTGCAGGAAAATCAAACAAACTTTCATTTATTGCGAAATCAAAGTTTAGAGAGAAAAAAAGTCTTTCAACGCAAATTGATATTCCTCCAAAAATCTTACGATATTTTTAGAAAACATATCTTGGGAATACTCAATAAAATCAGAATACTAAATAATAGTCTTTCGAATTTTTCCGACGAAAATATGAACTCTACCGAGAATATCATAAGTCAAGATATCTCAATCCAAAATTTAAAGTACCGAACGAACTCATTGAAGCAAACTTTAGATCAGATGGTAAAATTTATCAATGATTTAGATAGTCGAGGATCAATCGTTAAAACGCAAGGTGAAAAAGTCGCAGCGTCTTCCCAAAATATAGATGATTCTATGAACCTAATTTATGAATCATTTAAAAACGTTGATAATATAATGAACGTTATTTCAGAGATTGCGTCAAAAACAAATCTGCTTTCGGTAAATGCAGCTATAGAGGCAGCACGAGCAGGAGATCAAGGACTTGGTTTTTCTGTCGTCGCAGACGAAATAAAAAACTTGGCTACATTTTCTAAACAAAATGTTAGTAAGATCAATAAGATTATTCATACATCTCAAGATACAATCATTAAAGTTTCAAGCGCAGTTGAGGAGTCTATCGATATTACAATATATCAAGAAGCCGAACTTAGCAAATTTTTTGAGATTATACAAAATTTAAAAGAGATAAATGAAAAGCAATTTGCTATTGGTGTTGATTTTTTGGAAGAGGTAAGCCAACTCAGTTTATTTTCTTCTCAAACAGCGAACTCATCAAAATCCCAATTGATCTTTAGCCAAGGTTTAATTGAGTTAATCAAAGAGCTAAATGACCTAACCTCAGAAATTGATATCCAAACTAATCTTGTGTCTAGTGAAATAGAGACTCTAAAGGATTTGTCAGTTGCTCTAGAACAAGAACATTGA
- a CDS encoding DUF1566 domain-containing protein: MNDNLLLYDLYYILRNFKPNSQGVNAPSQELGRPISGTVTGLISIGLRLRNVDGTEITLSPGQTSFQLTNTQKGNYLVSIQRQPLIQSCTLTNQSGNSESAVTNLIVNCSGIGVAGIGLWDTGLSDCYTNSNSISVQCPNPLFPRQDGDINPISARSFTVLGDGNIKDNISGLIWRPCIEGWSGANCFTGVASTSNFATAQSKCGPLPWRVPSAKELMSIIDFTNPSYGVVSVFPNHPGGFFLWSNEDFGSQSLVLNINTGAIDLLSKLNTAVGYVQCVNDSEVVSVPVNFTDLGNGIIRDEVNGLEWEKCIAGLSGANCSVGTPTYVTWQAGLAYCANLNLGGYSDWRMPNINELSSIVDFSRFSLSTTIDPIFTGSPRDKYHSSTTIGNGNQYSGQWINSVGNFPYYPGNYQTSNQKGTSYLTRCVRGPSVP, translated from the coding sequence TTGAATGATAATCTCCTTCTATACGATCTTTATTATATTCTTAGAAATTTTAAACCAAATAGCCAAGGGGTTAATGCACCGAGTCAGGAATTAGGTCGACCAATTTCGGGCACAGTGACAGGGTTAATCTCTATTGGACTTCGACTTAGAAACGTTGATGGAACAGAAATTACTTTAAGTCCAGGGCAAACAAGTTTTCAACTAACTAATACACAAAAAGGTAATTATCTCGTTTCGATCCAGCGACAACCACTAATTCAGAGTTGTACTCTTACCAATCAATCAGGCAATAGTGAATCGGCAGTCACTAATTTGATAGTTAATTGCTCTGGAATCGGTGTGGCTGGGATCGGACTTTGGGATACAGGCTTATCAGATTGTTATACGAATTCGAATTCAATTTCCGTTCAATGTCCAAATCCACTTTTTCCTAGGCAAGATGGGGATATTAATCCCATTAGCGCACGATCCTTCACTGTCCTAGGTGATGGGAATATTAAAGACAATATTAGCGGCCTTATCTGGAGGCCTTGTATAGAAGGCTGGAGTGGAGCGAATTGTTTCACTGGAGTTGCATCGACATCTAATTTTGCAACTGCTCAAAGTAAATGTGGTCCATTGCCTTGGAGAGTGCCTTCTGCGAAAGAGTTAATGAGTATAATCGATTTTACCAATCCTTCTTACGGTGTTGTTTCTGTTTTCCCAAATCACCCTGGAGGTTTTTTTCTTTGGTCAAATGAAGATTTCGGCTCTCAATCTCTTGTTCTCAATATAAATACCGGTGCAATTGATCTCTTAAGTAAACTTAATACGGCAGTTGGATATGTGCAATGCGTGAATGACTCAGAGGTTGTTTCAGTCCCGGTCAATTTTACTGACCTTGGGAATGGAATCATTCGCGATGAAGTAAATGGATTGGAATGGGAAAAGTGTATCGCTGGATTATCCGGGGCAAACTGTAGCGTGGGTACTCCCACATATGTGACTTGGCAAGCTGGTTTAGCATATTGTGCGAATTTAAATCTAGGAGGTTATTCAGATTGGCGAATGCCAAATATTAACGAGTTAAGTAGTATCGTAGATTTTTCAAGATTTTCTTTGTCAACCACTATCGACCCAATCTTTACAGGAAGTCCTCGCGATAAATATCATAGTTCTACTACCATAGGAAATGGAAATCAGTACTCAGGACAATGGATTAACTCAGTTGGAAACTTCCCATATTATCCAGGTAATTATCAAACTAGCAATCAAAAAGGTACGAGTTATCTAACTCGTTGCGTGCGTGGACCAAGCGTTCCATAA
- a CDS encoding fibronectin type III domain-containing protein: MSKLIYKITVATFSLFLFSSCTYWPSANLLVKDQFLSLFQRNSINSLNVIAALLLAPSSIDTTPGTHVNLTANSDFYATWIDVNGDSISDGLDLVGNGIPNILLLDLNSDGKPDSLDTNGDGVAEYFLNISSRGGVLRTGGNGTGNPVFLILNDSKEILGFDTDGDGVSNDTLIAEILKDKSAPLLSINPNSGTYAPETGLTFYCNDNKAPGHVIYTLDSSDPSFNPLNGIVKHPAVATEKFKSDGVYTVTSVCRDLNGNVSNKIVKTYTIDSSIPNLQIVRQTSRGVSSNIGAISQSTTFWKSSHSGNYTLRGNSNSCSDGNILSSGSVVAETEYSFQRNASDFIAEGVYYFRICFVSTNGRSVESNFSLFRDDTAPIVSASVGSGNYGTEPLPTLSCSDVGGSGCNGIVYTLNSSGIAPDPVFDPVTGNITTGTAYGLSAISMPNLSTTSLKFQARDSAGNVSAINLNTYVIDTDLPIITVNSFSNVIRGSVNPSISWRSNKAGTYQFRIGGTDCSTGIALTGGFPNINVVGSVAANTNRSSTINRNLFNEGDNTIRICFTSSFGVLGSITRTITRDTVAPIVTIVSPIGPGPFPSGTQITLQCTDTNGSGCKNIGYYTSDDEGEVTFNGLGDVSTGTLYTGPISVPDGLLRISYVGNDMALNMSTYTTTTMQIGYPDAPNFMKAIGSDTSIFLEWLPTSSATSYSVFYDTNPGVNLGSTRIDGITNPYINLTGLTPNTTYYFKLQAHSSLGSSGQLTSYETKALTASTPMGFNVSGSYADISAGQGTNSGEISTSRIDVTNQKLIVTARNFANSFKPSVYICDLDGTNCVYKDVSAGQASATLITPTLEIDTLNQKLLIAGTDSGNSNLISLFRCDLNGNNCTHHDVSGGVGTSVNAILLLDAVFKKLIVISRVSDFNLAYSRCNLDGTNCLGGMVPVPGAAGAYVKEMQATIDPLSQKVLIVTRDGSNGDRLSLIRCSLMVNNCTLTDASAGQPTGTGFFPQIGIDVLNSKIIMTARNQTTGFLGFFRCELDGSNCSFRDISTGVVISAERHSTKLDLVNRKVLVAASENTNIRAYLFRSDLDGTNVSSLDISLGMNLTGNTPSLSIDAINGRTVVVTTNLANQSRLGLFIR; encoded by the coding sequence ATGAGCAAATTAATATATAAAATAACAGTTGCTACATTTAGTTTATTTCTATTTTCGAGTTGCACCTATTGGCCGTCTGCGAATCTCCTTGTTAAGGATCAATTTTTGAGCCTTTTCCAAAGGAATTCCATAAATTCGCTCAATGTAATCGCAGCTTTACTACTTGCCCCTTCTTCGATTGATACAACTCCAGGGACCCACGTAAACTTAACTGCCAATAGCGATTTTTACGCAACTTGGATAGATGTAAATGGTGATTCGATTTCTGATGGACTTGATCTTGTAGGAAATGGGATTCCAAACATTCTTTTACTAGATTTAAATTCGGATGGAAAACCAGATTCACTGGATACTAATGGTGATGGGGTTGCAGAATATTTCTTAAATATTAGTTCAAGAGGAGGAGTACTTCGAACCGGCGGTAATGGAACAGGAAATCCAGTTTTTCTAATTCTCAATGACTCTAAAGAGATATTAGGATTTGATACGGATGGTGATGGAGTCTCAAACGATACACTAATTGCTGAAATATTGAAAGATAAGTCTGCGCCTCTCCTTTCAATCAATCCGAATTCGGGAACTTATGCCCCCGAGACCGGATTGACTTTCTATTGCAATGACAATAAGGCTCCAGGTCATGTTATTTATACTCTAGATTCGAGTGATCCAAGTTTTAATCCACTCAATGGAATAGTGAAACACCCAGCAGTAGCTACTGAAAAATTTAAATCTGATGGTGTGTATACAGTAACATCTGTATGTCGTGATTTAAATGGAAATGTATCGAACAAAATCGTAAAAACATACACGATCGACTCAAGTATACCGAATCTTCAAATTGTAAGGCAAACATCGAGAGGTGTGAGCAGTAATATAGGTGCGATTTCTCAATCAACCACATTTTGGAAGTCATCTCATTCTGGAAATTATACCCTTCGCGGAAATAGCAATTCCTGTAGCGATGGGAACATACTTTCGTCAGGAAGTGTCGTAGCTGAAACAGAGTATTCTTTTCAACGAAATGCGTCAGATTTTATTGCTGAAGGTGTGTATTACTTTAGAATATGTTTTGTTTCAACCAATGGAAGAAGTGTTGAATCTAATTTTTCACTGTTCCGAGATGACACTGCTCCTATAGTATCTGCTTCAGTAGGAAGCGGAAACTACGGAACAGAACCCCTACCAACGTTGAGTTGTTCCGACGTGGGTGGTTCTGGTTGTAACGGAATAGTCTATACTTTAAATTCGTCAGGGATTGCACCTGATCCAGTTTTTGATCCGGTTACCGGAAATATAACGACTGGAACGGCTTATGGTCTTTCGGCAATTTCGATGCCAAATCTATCAACTACGTCTTTAAAATTCCAGGCAAGAGATTCAGCTGGCAATGTATCGGCCATCAATCTAAACACTTATGTCATAGATACAGACTTACCTATTATTACAGTAAATTCCTTTTCAAATGTCATAAGAGGAAGTGTGAATCCTTCTATTAGCTGGAGAAGTAACAAAGCCGGAACATATCAATTTAGAATTGGTGGTACAGATTGTTCAACTGGAATTGCCTTAACTGGCGGATTTCCTAATATAAATGTCGTCGGATCAGTTGCAGCAAATACAAATAGATCATCTACTATAAACAGAAATTTGTTTAATGAAGGAGATAATACGATACGCATTTGTTTTACCTCGTCCTTTGGAGTATTGGGATCAATCACACGAACCATTACCAGGGACACTGTGGCTCCTATCGTGACTATTGTTTCACCAATAGGACCCGGACCATTCCCTTCTGGGACCCAGATCACCTTACAATGTACTGATACGAATGGTTCAGGATGTAAAAATATTGGGTATTATACATCGGATGATGAGGGAGAAGTTACCTTTAATGGCTTAGGTGATGTCAGCACGGGTACATTATATACTGGTCCAATATCGGTTCCCGATGGCCTTCTCCGAATCTCTTACGTTGGAAATGACATGGCGTTAAATATGTCTACTTATACCACAACGACAATGCAGATTGGTTATCCAGATGCACCAAACTTTATGAAAGCGATTGGTAGCGATACTTCTATATTTTTAGAATGGTTACCGACATCAAGTGCTACATCCTACTCCGTATTTTATGATACCAATCCTGGAGTAAACCTCGGTTCTACAAGAATCGATGGCATCACAAATCCATATATAAATTTAACTGGACTTACACCGAATACCACTTACTACTTTAAACTGCAAGCACACAGTTCTTTGGGATCATCAGGCCAGCTGACATCTTATGAAACCAAGGCATTAACTGCATCAACTCCTATGGGATTTAATGTCTCGGGAAGTTATGCCGACATATCTGCTGGACAAGGAACTAATTCTGGAGAAATTTCTACATCTAGAATTGATGTCACGAATCAAAAATTAATAGTAACCGCTCGGAATTTTGCAAATTCATTCAAACCAAGTGTTTATATATGCGATTTGGATGGCACCAATTGTGTTTATAAAGATGTTTCAGCAGGCCAAGCATCTGCAACTCTTATAACTCCAACCCTTGAGATAGATACTCTCAACCAGAAACTCTTAATTGCAGGAACTGATTCCGGAAATTCAAATCTCATCTCTCTCTTTCGATGTGACTTAAATGGTAACAATTGTACACATCATGACGTGTCTGGTGGAGTTGGCACATCTGTGAATGCCATCTTACTTTTGGATGCTGTCTTTAAAAAGCTGATCGTTATTTCAAGAGTTAGCGATTTTAATCTTGCTTATTCCCGTTGTAATCTTGATGGAACCAACTGCCTTGGTGGAATGGTTCCCGTTCCAGGTGCCGCAGGAGCATACGTAAAAGAAATGCAAGCTACTATTGATCCACTTTCTCAGAAAGTATTAATTGTAACCAGGGATGGATCTAACGGAGACAGATTGTCTCTCATACGCTGTAGTCTAATGGTCAATAATTGCACCTTAACCGATGCTTCCGCTGGCCAGCCTACTGGGACGGGCTTTTTCCCGCAGATTGGGATAGATGTTTTAAACTCAAAAATAATTATGACTGCTCGCAACCAAACCACAGGCTTTCTTGGTTTTTTCCGTTGCGAACTTGATGGAAGCAACTGTTCATTTAGAGATATATCGACAGGAGTTGTCATCTCAGCAGAAAGGCATTCAACTAAACTGGATTTGGTGAACAGAAAAGTTCTTGTTGCCGCATCTGAGAATACGAATATCAGAGCATATTTATTTCGAAGTGATTTGGATGGAACGAATGTGTCTAGCCTTGATATATCACTTGGAATGAATCTTACAGGAAATACTCCAAGTCTATCAATTGATGCCATAAACGGTAGAACTGTCGTGGTAACGACAAATTTAGCGAATCAAAGTCGACTTGGTTTATTCATTCGTTGA
- a CDS encoding MepB family protein, with protein sequence MPNTSLKTDMLPSSLNNLKLLLSKNCEIEIKNYEREKESSNYNAALFDLGSKKAIFREAKITPKKIGLFVTLWKRNKYEVTTPFHETDSIDVIIIEVKELGRLGHFIFSKSILVKNGIISTSTTVGKRGFRIYPPWVLASNKQASQSQLWQSRYFFEQKRMTEDKKSYLRELIKFDSKNNFSML encoded by the coding sequence ATGCCAAATACTTCCTTAAAAACCGATATGCTTCCCTCAAGTTTAAATAACCTTAAACTTCTATTGTCTAAAAATTGTGAGATAGAAATTAAGAATTACGAAAGAGAAAAGGAAAGCTCAAATTATAATGCAGCTCTTTTTGATTTAGGTTCAAAGAAGGCGATATTTAGAGAAGCGAAAATTACACCTAAGAAGATTGGTTTGTTTGTTACTCTTTGGAAAAGAAATAAATATGAAGTAACTACACCGTTTCACGAAACTGATAGCATTGATGTTATTATAATAGAAGTAAAAGAATTAGGCAGGTTAGGACATTTTATTTTCAGTAAAAGCATTTTAGTTAAAAATGGAATTATTTCCACTTCAACGACAGTGGGGAAAAGAGGATTCAGAATCTATCCTCCTTGGGTACTAGCCTCAAACAAACAAGCTTCCCAATCTCAGCTTTGGCAATCACGCTATTTCTTTGAGCAGAAGAGAATGACTGAAGATAAAAAATCATATCTAAGAGAATTAATTAAATTTGATTCAAAAAATAATTTTTCGATGCTATAA
- a CDS encoding IS3 family transposase: MKESKERYGSPEIYKELQRKGYSCSKRMVERLMKIGNIRSNIVKKFTVSKPGKVWCFDITYIEIDSR; the protein is encoded by the coding sequence ATCAAAGAATCTAAAGAGAGATATGGAAGTCCGGAGATCTACAAGGAGTTACAAAGAAAAGGATACTCGTGTAGTAAAAGAATGGTAGAGCGATTAATGAAAATCGGCAATATTCGCAGTAATATCGTTAAAAAATTCACAGTATCAAAACCAGGTAAAGTATGGTGTTTCGATATAACATATATCGAAATTGATTCAAGATGA
- a CDS encoding IS3 family transposase → MKQSMSRKGDCWDNAVAESFFKTLKNELIRHVKFKNIEQAKQSLFVYIEIFYNRIRIYSTIGFTSPVDFRKLYEKRAA, encoded by the coding sequence ATGAAACAAAGTATGAGTAGAAAAGGAGACTGCTGGGATAACGCAGTTGCAGAATCATTCTTTAAAACATTAAAGAATGAATTGATTCGACATGTGAAATTTAAAAATATTGAACAAGCCAAACAAAGCTTGTTTGTATATATCGAAATATTTTACAATAGGATAAGAATCTATTCTACTATAGGCTTTACCTCACCCGTCGATTTTAGAAAATTATATGAAAAGCGAGCCGCCTGA
- a CDS encoding transposase, whose protein sequence is MKRYLENGRRVNYTAKELGIPESTLRGRRDKYMDELKKEDTSPKKKKKDYETLLKE, encoded by the coding sequence ATCAAACGATATTTGGAGAATGGAAGGAGAGTAAATTATACTGCCAAAGAATTGGGAATACCAGAATCTACCCTTAGAGGACGGCGGGATAAATACATGGATGAGTTGAAAAAGGAAGACACTTCACCAAAGAAGAAAAAGAAAGATTATGAAACCTTATTGAAAGAGTAG
- a CDS encoding DUF1629 domain-containing protein, which produces MEGYEYFVFSARTDPRFCSVENLDEKIEEYWLLSECVRMGNRFPKSVVLDLTKDAGDYITDFINNIHSVVIVSQQVKAVFEAEGIGDEKVEYLPIGLRDKKKKRLKEQYFIANALVKVDCFDWKNSTYATYPKKPNKIVFSSLRKLVLREDQIPNDAKFFRLGELTDKILIRSDLLNRLKAEELTGMSVTAMGARLL; this is translated from the coding sequence TTGGAAGGGTATGAATACTTCGTCTTCTCCGCCAGAACTGATCCAAGGTTTTGCAGCGTGGAGAATCTAGATGAAAAAATCGAAGAGTACTGGTTGCTTTCTGAGTGCGTTCGGATGGGGAATCGGTTTCCCAAGAGCGTCGTACTCGACCTTACAAAGGATGCCGGCGACTACATAACCGACTTCATCAACAACATCCATTCAGTGGTTATTGTTTCACAGCAAGTCAAGGCTGTCTTTGAGGCTGAAGGCATAGGGGACGAAAAAGTAGAGTATCTACCAATAGGACTACGGGACAAGAAAAAGAAACGTCTTAAAGAACAATATTTCATAGCCAATGCGCTTGTAAAGGTTGACTGCTTTGACTGGAAGAACTCCACCTACGCGACATACCCTAAAAAACCCAATAAGATCGTCTTCTCCAGCCTTAGGAAACTCGTGTTGCGAGAAGACCAAATCCCGAACGACGCCAAGTTTTTCAGATTGGGGGAACTGACCGATAAAATCCTCATACGCTCTGACTTGCTCAACCGCTTAAAGGCGGAGGAACTTACGGGTATGAGTGTAACAGCCATGGGGGCAAGGCTGTTGTAG
- a CDS encoding cupin domain-containing protein: MHLVIFPEQKPDLSTYFKPGSKFGSTAEKVEQTVIKHEKEIVYCAAKINPFAPGPPVHIHTNFDETFEVENGTLSVLINGELKRLKPGEKLFVPRGTPHKPFNETDETIRLKGEIAFPEKFAFNLVQIYGLLDNNPDFVKSPKAILQIIMFTTEGFDSYIDDGPPVVIQKVAGFLIAPMARLFGFKSYYKEYDVLKN; this comes from the coding sequence TTGCATTTAGTAATTTTCCCGGAACAGAAACCAGACCTATCAACTTACTTTAAGCCTGGTAGTAAATTTGGCAGTACCGCTGAAAAGGTTGAGCAAACAGTTATTAAGCACGAGAAAGAAATCGTTTACTGTGCGGCCAAGATAAACCCATTTGCCCCCGGCCCTCCTGTACACATTCATACAAACTTTGATGAGACTTTCGAAGTAGAAAATGGGACACTTAGTGTGTTGATAAACGGAGAATTGAAAAGGTTAAAACCAGGTGAAAAGCTATTCGTTCCCAGAGGCACTCCACATAAACCATTCAATGAAACAGATGAAACCATCCGCTTGAAAGGTGAAATTGCCTTTCCGGAAAAATTTGCCTTTAATCTTGTTCAAATTTATGGGCTCTTGGATAATAACCCTGACTTTGTTAAATCGCCTAAAGCTATATTGCAAATAATCATGTTCACCACCGAAGGATTTGATTCCTACATTGATGATGGTCCGCCAGTGGTGATACAGAAGGTTGCAGGATTTTTAATTGCTCCAATGGCTAGATTGTTTGGATTCAAGAGTTACTACAAAGAATACGATGTTCTTAAAAACTAG
- a CDS encoding FAD-dependent monooxygenase: MKIAIIGGGIGGLTTALALRQNGKEFTVYESAAEIKPVGAGIVMANNAMQVFNKLGIRKKIENAGHKISDIKITDAQLNTISSSNLAKYEKQFGVYNVAIHRADLQKILAEEIGILNIQFSKRLLKIEQVNGFKLAFDDNTSINADIVIGADGINSTVRKEVFGIGNIRDTKQRCWRGVTELDWTSKYNHEAFEAWGKGKRFGFVKISDKKVYWFAVINDILIKNEKNITALFKEFHPEIVKIIAETPNDKTIFNDIIDLQPISHWQKGKVCLIGDAAHATTPNMGQGACQAVEDAYVLGKLFGQGKSAEEVFAKYEKLRMGKAHFIVNTSWKIGKIAHFSNSLAIWLRNVLVKAIPKSANEKQMNKVFSIDYKID; encoded by the coding sequence ATGAAAATAGCAATAATTGGTGGTGGGATTGGCGGTTTAACAACAGCCTTAGCGTTACGACAAAACGGAAAAGAGTTTACTGTATACGAAAGTGCAGCAGAAATAAAGCCGGTCGGTGCAGGAATTGTTATGGCAAACAATGCAATGCAGGTTTTTAACAAACTCGGTATTCGTAAAAAAATTGAAAATGCAGGTCATAAAATTTCTGATATAAAAATTACTGATGCACAACTCAATACAATTTCATCAAGTAATCTTGCAAAATACGAGAAACAATTCGGAGTGTATAATGTTGCAATTCATAGGGCTGACTTGCAGAAAATTTTAGCAGAAGAAATTGGTATTTTAAACATTCAATTTTCTAAACGACTTTTAAAAATTGAACAAGTTAATGGTTTTAAACTAGCTTTTGACGACAATACAAGTATCAATGCCGACATTGTAATTGGTGCGGATGGAATCAATTCAACTGTGAGAAAAGAGGTATTTGGTATAGGAAATATTCGTGATACAAAACAAAGATGTTGGCGTGGAGTAACTGAATTAGATTGGACTTCAAAATACAATCACGAGGCATTTGAAGCCTGGGGTAAAGGCAAGCGTTTTGGTTTTGTAAAAATTTCCGATAAAAAAGTTTATTGGTTTGCCGTAATCAATGATATTCTAATCAAAAACGAGAAAAATATTACAGCACTGTTTAAAGAGTTCCATCCGGAAATCGTAAAAATTATTGCTGAAACTCCAAATGATAAAACTATTTTCAACGACATCATTGACTTGCAACCAATCAGTCACTGGCAAAAAGGAAAAGTTTGTTTGATAGGTGATGCGGCTCATGCTACAACACCCAATATGGGACAAGGTGCTTGCCAGGCTGTTGAAGATGCTTATGTACTGGGGAAATTATTTGGCCAAGGGAAAAGCGCAGAAGAAGTATTTGCTAAATATGAAAAACTAAGAATGGGAAAAGCCCACTTTATTGTGAATACTAGTTGGAAAATTGGAAAAATTGCACATTTTAGTAATAGCCTGGCTATTTGGTTAAGAAATGTTTTGGTAAAAGCAATCCCTAAATCAGCCAATGAAAAGCAAATGAACAAAGTTTTTAGCATCGACTACAAAATCGATTAG